The Geotalea uraniireducens Rf4 genome window below encodes:
- a CDS encoding glycogen/starch/alpha-glucan phosphorylase, with protein sequence MNENIATEATELDNLMLIIKSFLEHMEYTLGKDKYTATKYDAFNALAYAVRDKLVERWLDTQQAYYNSDNKRIYYLSMEFLMGRALGNSLINLGILDDFREAMTSLGYDFEELFEEEQDAGLGNGGLGRLAACFLDSMATMSIPAYGYGIRYEYGIFRQKIVDGAQMELPDNWLRYRNPWELDRQEHLHPVKFYGRVITTVNKQGNVVKEWVDTEDVMAMAYDTPIPGYQNNTVNTMRLWSAKSSRDFDLKFFNEGNYIRAVEKKMQTETISKVLYPADNVIEGKELRFKQEYFLASATIHDVLYRFKKKHTDLKLLPEKVAIQLNDTHPALAIPELMRVLLDLENMEWDDAWKVTKKTFAYTNHTILPEALEQWPVWFFEQILPRHLQIVFDINTRFMEEVKERFPGDSDRLSRMSIVEEHWERKIRMAHLAIVGSHSVNGVAALHTEIIKNQLFRDFYEMYPERFNNKTNGITQRRWLKMANPPLADLISEYIGTGWTTDLYELEKLRAATKDPEFVPRWQAVKRANKERLAAYILKHNCIEVNVDSMFDCQVKRIHEYKRQLLNVLHVITMYNRIKENPAGEFVPRTFIFGGKAAPAYFTAKLIIRLINAVGSVVNNDPDVGDRMKVVFLANYSVSLAEDIFPASDLSEQISTAGTEASGTGNMKFALNGALTIGTLDGANIEIMEEVGKENIFIFGLTAAEVNNLRKKGYNPRDYYNRQPELKKTLDMIAGGFFTPNAPDLFRPIVDILLNQGDYYMLLADYASYVACQEEVSKVYLDQDEWARRAILNTAGMGKFSSDRTIAEYAREIWGISPMNITPGAGSRQPGETF encoded by the coding sequence ATGAACGAAAACATCGCCACCGAAGCGACTGAACTCGACAACCTGATGCTCATCATCAAGTCTTTCCTGGAACACATGGAATATACCCTGGGAAAGGACAAATACACCGCAACCAAATACGACGCTTTCAACGCTCTGGCCTATGCAGTGCGCGACAAGCTGGTGGAGCGCTGGCTGGACACCCAGCAGGCCTACTACAACAGCGACAACAAGCGGATTTACTACCTTTCCATGGAATTTCTCATGGGGCGCGCCCTGGGCAACAGCCTGATCAATCTGGGCATCCTGGACGACTTCAGGGAAGCAATGACCTCCCTCGGCTATGACTTTGAAGAGCTCTTCGAAGAAGAACAGGACGCCGGACTCGGCAATGGCGGACTGGGGCGGCTGGCCGCATGCTTCCTCGACTCCATGGCAACCATGTCCATACCCGCCTATGGTTACGGCATCCGCTACGAATACGGCATCTTCCGACAGAAGATAGTTGACGGCGCACAGATGGAGCTGCCGGACAACTGGCTGCGCTACCGCAACCCGTGGGAACTGGACCGCCAGGAGCATCTCCACCCGGTAAAATTCTACGGCAGGGTGATCACTACCGTCAACAAACAGGGTAACGTAGTCAAGGAATGGGTGGATACGGAAGACGTCATGGCCATGGCCTATGACACGCCGATTCCCGGCTATCAGAACAACACAGTCAACACCATGCGCCTCTGGAGCGCCAAGTCAAGCCGTGATTTCGACCTTAAGTTTTTCAACGAAGGGAACTATATCCGCGCCGTTGAAAAGAAGATGCAGACAGAAACCATCTCCAAGGTGCTCTATCCAGCGGACAACGTTATCGAAGGCAAGGAGCTCCGCTTCAAACAGGAATATTTCCTCGCCTCGGCCACCATCCACGATGTCCTCTACCGTTTCAAGAAAAAGCATACAGATCTGAAACTACTGCCGGAAAAGGTCGCCATCCAGTTGAACGATACCCATCCGGCCCTCGCCATTCCCGAGCTGATGCGGGTACTGCTCGACCTGGAGAACATGGAATGGGACGACGCCTGGAAGGTCACCAAAAAAACCTTTGCCTACACCAATCACACCATCCTCCCCGAAGCCCTGGAGCAATGGCCGGTCTGGTTCTTTGAGCAGATCCTGCCCCGGCATCTGCAAATCGTCTTCGACATCAACACCCGCTTCATGGAAGAGGTAAAAGAAAGATTTCCCGGGGACAGCGATCGGCTGTCACGGATGTCCATCGTCGAGGAACACTGGGAAAGAAAAATCCGCATGGCGCACCTGGCCATTGTCGGCAGTCATTCCGTCAACGGCGTCGCCGCCCTGCATACGGAAATCATCAAGAACCAGCTGTTTCGCGATTTTTACGAAATGTATCCGGAACGCTTCAACAACAAGACCAACGGCATCACCCAGCGGCGCTGGCTGAAGATGGCCAACCCTCCCCTTGCCGACCTGATCAGCGAATATATCGGCACCGGCTGGACCACCGACCTGTACGAGCTGGAAAAATTGCGGGCAGCCACCAAAGACCCGGAATTCGTTCCCCGCTGGCAGGCGGTGAAACGCGCAAACAAGGAAAGACTGGCCGCATACATCCTCAAACACAACTGCATCGAAGTGAACGTGGACTCCATGTTCGACTGCCAGGTCAAACGGATCCACGAATACAAACGACAGCTATTGAACGTGCTCCATGTCATCACCATGTACAACCGGATCAAGGAGAATCCCGCCGGCGAGTTCGTGCCGCGCACCTTTATCTTCGGCGGCAAGGCGGCTCCCGCCTATTTCACCGCCAAACTCATCATCAGACTGATAAATGCCGTCGGCAGCGTCGTCAACAACGATCCCGACGTGGGAGACCGGATGAAGGTTGTCTTTCTCGCCAACTACAGCGTCTCGCTGGCAGAGGATATCTTCCCGGCATCAGATTTGTCAGAACAGATTTCAACCGCGGGCACAGAGGCCTCCGGCACAGGCAACATGAAGTTCGCCCTCAACGGGGCGCTCACCATCGGCACCCTGGACGGCGCAAATATCGAGATCATGGAAGAAGTCGGCAAGGAAAATATCTTCATCTTCGGCCTGACCGCCGCAGAGGTCAACAATCTCAGAAAGAAGGGGTATAATCCCCGTGATTACTACAACCGCCAGCCGGAACTGAAAAAAACTCTCGACATGATCGCCGGTGGCTTCTTCACCCCCAACGCTCCCGACCTTTTCAGACCGATCGTCGACATTCTCCTCAACCAGGGAGACTACTACATGCTCCTGGCCGATTATGCCTCATACGTCGCCTGCCAGGAAGAAGTGAGCAAAGTCTACCTGGACCAGGACGAATGGGCACGGCGGGCCATTCTCAACACTGCCGGCATGGGTAAATTTTCCAGTGACCGGACCATCGCCGAATACGCCCGGGAAATCTGGGGCATCAGTCCAATGAATATCACTCCCGGCGCAGGGTCCCGGCAACCGGGCGAAACCTTCTGA
- a CDS encoding NAD(+)/NADH kinase: MKKIAIFAKVHDPRCLGVAEELIAWLDAKGFCPLVEAHLARHLKCKYSVRSHDIPDQADLVVVLGGDGTLISVARLVGDRQVPILGVNLGSLGFLTEITLGEMYPALECCLLGDYEVSERMMLRASILRDDKEIEVHQVLNDVVINKGAMARIVDMETVVDDRYLTTFKADGLIISTPTGSTGYSLSANGPIIHPELDCLVITPICPHTLTNRPIVVASDARISITMQSQNEDIFLTLDGQVGVKLKYGDTIRIRRAEHRTKLVRSRSKDYFEVLRTKLKWGER, encoded by the coding sequence ATGAAAAAAATCGCAATCTTCGCGAAGGTTCACGACCCCCGTTGCCTGGGGGTGGCCGAAGAACTGATCGCCTGGCTCGATGCGAAAGGGTTTTGCCCACTGGTGGAGGCCCATCTTGCCAGGCATCTTAAATGCAAATATTCCGTCCGAAGCCATGACATTCCCGATCAGGCCGACCTGGTGGTGGTTCTTGGCGGAGACGGCACCCTGATATCGGTGGCGCGTCTGGTCGGTGACCGGCAGGTGCCGATCCTTGGGGTAAATCTTGGCAGTCTCGGATTCCTGACCGAGATAACGCTTGGGGAGATGTACCCCGCGCTGGAGTGCTGCCTGCTGGGCGATTATGAGGTTTCCGAACGAATGATGCTGCGCGCTTCGATACTCCGCGACGATAAGGAGATCGAGGTGCACCAGGTATTGAACGACGTGGTGATAAACAAGGGGGCGATGGCGAGAATCGTCGATATGGAGACGGTGGTAGATGACCGCTATCTGACCACCTTCAAGGCCGACGGCCTGATAATTTCAACCCCTACCGGATCGACCGGCTACTCGCTTTCCGCAAACGGCCCCATTATCCACCCGGAACTGGATTGCCTGGTAATAACCCCAATCTGTCCGCACACCCTCACCAACCGGCCGATCGTCGTTGCCAGCGATGCCCGGATCAGCATAACCATGCAGTCCCAGAACGAGGACATCTTTCTCACTCTGGACGGACAGGTCGGCGTTAAATTGAAATACGGCGATACGATCCGCATCCGGCGGGCGGAGCACCGGACAAAGCTGGTCCGTTCCCGGAGCAAGGATTATTTCGAGGTGCTGCGGACCAAACTCAAGTGGGGAGAGCGGTAA
- the recN gene encoding DNA repair protein RecN, with protein MLTDLSIKNIAIIDTLHVSFQPGLNILTGETGAGKSIIIDAVNLILGGRASADLIRTGADEGVVEAIFDLSAQPAILTVLDEMGVECDGELLVKRVVSRSGKNRVFIGGGISTIAILADLSRRLINIYGQHEAQTLLRTENHLLLLDGYGGLLQLRDEYSAIFDEYRRVAAEIRGLEEGEREADRRLDLLSFQSHEIGAAALAAGEEEALLQERQLLSHAEKLLQHSQEAFTELYGADHAVLDRLAEVKRRVAEVTAVDPSTGNLLASIEAASIQLEDAALSLRDYAARIEADPRRLQVVEDRLEIIQRLKKKYAPAVEEIIAYKDEIDREIEAFRRREESRDGLEKRLAELEEALRAKGEELSGKRSEAAQLLKAAMEKELSELAMRHALFEVTFERLVEPKASGLERVEFLFSPNPGETPKSLAKIASGGELSRLMLALKQIHPESDVPTLIFDEVDSGIGGATSALVGEKLKRVALCQQVLCITHLPQVAAYADRHFKVEKQVEAGRTVTSAIPLDADKRVAEMARMLGGVKITDTTLEHAREMIEEAQR; from the coding sequence ATGCTGACCGACCTTTCCATAAAAAATATCGCCATCATCGATACCCTTCATGTCTCCTTCCAGCCGGGGCTCAACATCCTCACCGGCGAAACGGGGGCGGGAAAATCGATTATTATCGACGCGGTCAACCTGATTCTCGGCGGGCGGGCTTCCGCTGACCTGATCCGCACCGGCGCCGACGAAGGGGTGGTGGAGGCGATCTTCGATCTTTCCGCCCAGCCCGCGATCCTGACCGTGCTTGACGAGATGGGTGTCGAATGCGACGGCGAGCTCCTGGTAAAGCGGGTTGTCTCCCGCTCCGGCAAAAACCGCGTCTTCATCGGCGGAGGAATCTCCACCATCGCCATCCTGGCTGATCTCTCCCGGCGATTGATCAATATCTACGGTCAGCATGAGGCCCAGACCCTGCTTCGAACCGAAAACCACCTGTTGCTTCTCGATGGCTACGGCGGCCTGTTGCAACTGCGCGACGAGTATTCGGCCATCTTTGACGAATACCGGCGGGTCGCCGCTGAAATCAGGGGGCTGGAGGAAGGTGAGCGCGAAGCGGACCGCCGCCTGGATCTCCTCTCGTTTCAGTCCCATGAGATCGGCGCTGCGGCATTGGCAGCCGGCGAAGAGGAGGCGCTTCTGCAGGAGCGGCAACTTCTGAGCCATGCGGAAAAGCTCCTGCAGCACAGTCAGGAGGCTTTCACCGAACTTTACGGCGCGGACCATGCCGTCCTCGACCGGCTGGCCGAGGTGAAAAGACGGGTTGCTGAAGTGACCGCCGTTGACCCGTCAACAGGGAACCTTCTTGCTTCCATCGAAGCCGCCTCCATCCAACTGGAGGATGCAGCCCTTTCGCTCAGGGATTATGCGGCCAGGATAGAGGCCGATCCCCGACGCCTGCAGGTGGTGGAGGATCGACTGGAAATCATTCAGCGGCTGAAGAAAAAATATGCGCCGGCCGTTGAGGAGATCATCGCCTACAAGGATGAGATCGACCGGGAAATAGAAGCGTTTCGCCGCCGAGAGGAGAGCCGGGACGGACTGGAAAAGCGACTCGCGGAACTGGAAGAGGCGCTGCGGGCCAAAGGGGAAGAGCTTTCCGGCAAAAGAAGCGAAGCGGCGCAGTTGCTCAAGGCGGCCATGGAGAAGGAGCTGTCCGAGCTGGCCATGAGGCATGCCTTGTTCGAGGTGACCTTTGAACGGCTTGTTGAGCCGAAAGCCTCCGGCCTGGAGCGCGTCGAGTTCCTCTTTTCTCCCAATCCGGGGGAGACGCCCAAGTCCCTGGCAAAGATCGCATCGGGCGGCGAGCTGTCCCGGCTGATGCTGGCATTGAAGCAGATCCACCCGGAAAGCGACGTGCCGACCCTGATATTCGATGAGGTGGACAGCGGTATTGGCGGGGCAACGTCGGCGCTGGTGGGAGAAAAACTGAAACGGGTCGCCCTCTGCCAGCAGGTCCTCTGCATCACCCATCTCCCCCAGGTGGCGGCCTATGCCGACCGGCACTTCAAGGTGGAGAAACAGGTCGAAGCCGGCCGTACCGTCACCTCTGCCATCCCGTTGGATGCTGATAAACGGGTGGCGGAGATGGCCAGGATGCTTGGTGGGGTGAAGATAACGGATACGACCCTGGAGCATGCCCGGGAGATGATTGAAGAAGCGCAAAGGTAG
- a CDS encoding N-acetyltransferase, whose protein sequence is MLRKAQISDVKDIQKLLTFFASRGDMLSRSLSELYEAIRDFYIVEEEGRLVGTAALHIVWEDLAEVRSVAVAEDAGKKGIGTQVVQACIDEAKELGLKRVFCLTYKPNFFARFGFRIVDKSELPHKVWGDCMKCVKFPDCDEIAMILDLD, encoded by the coding sequence ATGCTGCGCAAAGCCCAGATAAGTGATGTTAAGGATATTCAGAAGCTTTTGACATTTTTTGCCTCACGCGGCGACATGCTGTCCCGTTCCCTCTCCGAACTGTACGAGGCGATCCGCGACTTCTATATCGTTGAGGAGGAGGGGCGGCTGGTCGGCACGGCTGCGCTCCATATCGTCTGGGAAGACCTGGCCGAGGTCCGTTCCGTTGCCGTGGCCGAGGATGCGGGGAAAAAAGGGATCGGCACCCAGGTGGTGCAGGCCTGCATCGACGAGGCAAAGGAGCTGGGCCTGAAGCGGGTCTTCTGTCTCACCTACAAGCCGAACTTTTTCGCCAGGTTCGGCTTCCGTATCGTCGACAAGTCTGAACTTCCTCACAAGGTGTGGGGGGACTGCATGAAGTGCGTGAAGTTTCCGGACTGTGACGAGATAGCAATGATACTGGATCTGGATTGA
- a CDS encoding TldD/PmbA family protein — protein MDFQQIAGNIERLLKSRVPDGYEIMLGASRNLSIEVKDQQVDTFKCSEPVGVSVRVLKAHGMGFSFSTSMDDADLVRMIDNAVIGAETQTPDEFNGFPPPQSYLDVSGMFDAGLAAVGEEEKIGRALELERLTLAEDSRVKRVRKSTYGESSYEVFIRNSLGVEGSYRGTSVSSSISAVAEENGDSQMGWDFGFSNRFSGVDVALIARTAAVKATGLLGARNIPTLRCPALLDNYVATEILEVLASSFLAENVQKGKSLLAGKTGERLFAGCLRIVDDGLLPGGMATTPFDGEGVPMQRTLLVEGGVLQGLLYNSYCARKDGVASTGNATRSGVKSPPHMGVSNFFIENGLTPFAELLKGIDQGVLVTSVMGMHTANPISGDFSVGAAGFFIENGVVAYPIKGIAIAGNILDLFRDVDGIADDLRFFGAVGSPALRIAALDVSGE, from the coding sequence ATGGATTTTCAACAAATCGCAGGAAACATCGAACGACTCCTTAAATCCCGTGTTCCGGACGGTTACGAGATCATGCTCGGCGCTTCCCGGAACCTTTCCATCGAGGTCAAGGATCAGCAGGTGGACACCTTCAAGTGTTCCGAGCCGGTGGGGGTGAGTGTCCGGGTGCTGAAGGCGCACGGCATGGGCTTTTCCTTTTCCACCAGCATGGATGATGCCGACCTTGTCAGAATGATCGACAATGCGGTTATCGGCGCCGAGACCCAGACCCCCGATGAATTCAACGGTTTTCCACCCCCCCAGTCGTACCTGGATGTGTCCGGGATGTTCGATGCAGGACTGGCGGCAGTCGGCGAAGAGGAAAAGATCGGCCGCGCCCTTGAGCTGGAGCGTCTGACACTGGCGGAGGACAGCCGCGTAAAACGTGTGCGTAAGAGCACCTATGGCGAGTCGAGCTATGAGGTCTTCATTCGCAATTCACTGGGAGTCGAGGGGAGTTACCGCGGCACGTCGGTTTCCAGCAGCATTTCTGCCGTGGCAGAGGAAAACGGCGATTCCCAGATGGGGTGGGATTTCGGTTTCAGCAACCGTTTCAGCGGCGTTGACGTTGCGCTGATCGCAAGAACCGCGGCAGTCAAGGCAACGGGCCTGCTCGGGGCGCGAAACATTCCTACCCTCAGGTGTCCGGCGCTGCTTGACAACTATGTGGCCACGGAAATTCTCGAAGTGCTGGCCTCCTCCTTTCTTGCCGAAAACGTCCAGAAAGGGAAGTCGCTCTTGGCGGGGAAAACGGGGGAGCGTCTCTTTGCCGGCTGCCTGCGGATTGTCGATGACGGGCTCCTCCCCGGCGGCATGGCGACCACCCCCTTTGACGGCGAGGGGGTGCCGATGCAACGCACCCTCCTTGTAGAAGGGGGCGTTTTGCAGGGGTTGCTATACAACAGTTACTGCGCCCGCAAGGATGGGGTTGCCTCGACCGGCAATGCGACGCGGAGCGGGGTCAAGAGTCCGCCGCACATGGGGGTGAGCAACTTCTTCATCGAGAACGGCCTCACCCCTTTTGCCGAACTGTTGAAAGGAATCGACCAGGGGGTGCTCGTGACCTCCGTGATGGGGATGCATACCGCCAATCCCATATCCGGCGATTTTTCCGTAGGGGCGGCGGGGTTTTTCATCGAGAACGGAGTCGTGGCATATCCCATAAAAGGCATTGCCATTGCCGGTAATATCCTCGACCTGTTCCGCGACGTGGACGGGATAGCGGACGATCTGCGCTTTTTCGGTGCGGTCGGTTCTCCCGCTTTAAGGATTGCGGCGCTGGATGTGAGCGGAGAATAA
- a CDS encoding ArsR/SmtB family transcription factor translates to MEFDKTKNFDQEAEILKVLGHPVRLKIVAGLCTKECNVKHIWECLGLPQATVSQHLALLKNKGIIEGKRDGVEVHYTVVHPLAKKLIEILC, encoded by the coding sequence GTGGAATTCGACAAAACCAAGAATTTTGATCAGGAAGCCGAGATATTAAAGGTACTCGGCCACCCGGTCAGACTGAAGATAGTAGCGGGCCTCTGCACAAAGGAATGCAATGTCAAGCATATCTGGGAATGCCTGGGATTGCCGCAAGCAACTGTTTCCCAGCACCTGGCGCTGCTGAAGAATAAAGGGATCATCGAAGGAAAGCGGGATGGCGTCGAAGTTCATTACACGGTGGTCCATCCCCTTGCGAAAAAACTCATCGAAATACTCTGCTGA
- a CDS encoding ABC transporter ATP-binding protein encodes MNDALIETSALRKYFPVKSGPFARNLLLKAVDGLDLHIKRGETLGLAGESGCGKSTVGKLLMGLTPPSAGTISYHGRALGEMGKEERNAFRKDVQMIFQDPFSSLNPRMRVGEIIGEPFAIHGLAGGAQRREKVIDLMAKIGLSEEQFYRYPHEFSGGQRQRIGIARALAVSPQLLIADEPVSALDLSIQAQIINLLMELKKEYGLSFLFITHDLSVIRHLSDRIAIMYLGKIVETGSREDVLDRYLHPYTEALLSAIPRVAPDVLKQRIILQGDLPSPINPPAGCPFHTRCPYAEQICHSEPPPLEEHEPAHLCACHFSKKLFR; translated from the coding sequence ATGAACGATGCCCTTATTGAAACCAGCGCACTGCGTAAATATTTCCCGGTCAAATCCGGCCCATTCGCCAGGAATCTGCTATTAAAAGCCGTTGATGGCCTGGATCTGCACATCAAACGTGGGGAGACACTGGGACTGGCTGGCGAATCGGGTTGCGGCAAGTCAACCGTGGGCAAGCTCCTCATGGGGCTTACGCCCCCCTCCGCCGGCACTATCAGTTACCACGGCAGAGCGCTAGGCGAGATGGGCAAGGAAGAGCGCAACGCATTCAGAAAAGACGTACAGATGATTTTTCAGGACCCGTTCTCGTCCCTCAATCCACGCATGCGGGTCGGCGAAATCATCGGCGAACCATTTGCCATACACGGCCTTGCTGGCGGAGCGCAGAGACGGGAAAAAGTCATCGACCTCATGGCCAAGATCGGCCTGTCGGAAGAACAATTTTACCGCTATCCCCATGAGTTTTCCGGCGGACAGCGGCAGAGGATCGGCATCGCGAGGGCACTTGCCGTGTCGCCGCAACTGCTCATTGCCGACGAACCTGTTTCCGCCCTTGATCTCTCCATTCAAGCCCAGATAATCAACCTGCTCATGGAGCTGAAAAAGGAATACGGCCTTTCATTCCTTTTCATTACCCATGACCTGTCGGTAATCCGTCACCTGAGTGACCGGATCGCCATCATGTACCTGGGAAAAATCGTCGAGACCGGGTCACGGGAAGACGTGCTGGACCGATACCTTCACCCCTACACGGAAGCGCTGCTGTCAGCTATCCCCCGCGTTGCCCCCGATGTATTGAAACAACGGATCATTCTGCAGGGGGATTTGCCCTCGCCGATCAACCCTCCGGCCGGCTGTCCCTTTCATACCCGCTGCCCCTATGCAGAACAGATCTGTCACAGCGAGCCCCCCCCGCTGGAGGAACATGAGCCGGCACACCTATGTGCCTGCCACTTCAGCAAAAAACTGTTCCGCTGA
- a CDS encoding ABC transporter ATP-binding protein produces the protein MSTLLQVKNLTTHFRLPQGTLKAVNGIDFSLDEGETLAIVGESGCGKSVTAYSIMRLIASPGEITGGEIIFGGVDLLRLSEEEMRRVRGDRISMIFQEPMTSLNPVLSIGNQVCEGLRLHRKLSRGEAREAGIEILRQVGIASPERRFDDYPHQMSGGMRQRVMIAMSLACRPQLLIADEPTTALDVTIQAQILELIDHLKSENRMGLILITHDLGVVAERSHKTAIMYAGKIVEYAPTRELFANPLHPYTEGLLDSLPQNSRPGEPLKTIPGFVPNLLEQLPGCGFCDRCPVKSWECKESQPEMKEVGSGHLVRCWKFR, from the coding sequence TTGTCAACTCTGCTTCAAGTCAAAAACCTCACCACCCATTTCCGGCTTCCGCAAGGAACGCTGAAAGCCGTTAACGGCATCGACTTTTCCCTGGACGAAGGGGAAACCCTTGCCATCGTCGGCGAATCAGGCTGCGGGAAAAGTGTCACCGCCTACTCGATAATGCGCCTGATTGCCTCTCCCGGAGAAATTACCGGTGGAGAAATCATATTCGGCGGCGTGGATCTGCTCCGTCTCAGCGAAGAAGAGATGCGCCGGGTGCGAGGCGACCGAATTTCAATGATTTTTCAGGAGCCGATGACCTCCCTTAACCCCGTGCTTTCCATCGGCAACCAGGTTTGTGAAGGTCTCCGCCTCCACCGTAAGCTTTCACGCGGCGAAGCGCGGGAAGCGGGGATCGAAATTCTCAGACAGGTCGGCATTGCCTCTCCCGAGAGAAGATTTGACGATTACCCGCACCAGATGAGCGGCGGCATGCGGCAGCGAGTGATGATAGCCATGTCCCTTGCCTGCCGGCCGCAGCTGTTGATCGCCGATGAACCGACAACTGCCCTCGACGTAACCATCCAGGCACAGATACTGGAACTCATCGACCATCTCAAGAGCGAAAACAGGATGGGACTGATCCTGATAACCCACGATCTGGGCGTCGTGGCGGAGCGGTCACACAAAACAGCCATCATGTATGCGGGCAAGATCGTGGAATACGCCCCGACCCGTGAACTGTTCGCCAATCCGCTCCACCCTTACACCGAGGGACTGCTCGACTCTCTTCCCCAAAATTCGAGACCTGGTGAACCGCTGAAAACCATTCCCGGCTTTGTCCCCAACCTTCTTGAACAGCTTCCCGGCTGCGGTTTTTGCGATCGATGTCCGGTTAAAAGCTGGGAATGCAAGGAGAGTCAGCCGGAAATGAAAGAGGTCGGCAGCGGGCACCTGGTCCGCTGCTGGAAATTCCGATGA